In a genomic window of Seriola aureovittata isolate HTS-2021-v1 ecotype China chromosome 11, ASM2101889v1, whole genome shotgun sequence:
- the gpr183a gene encoding G-protein coupled receptor 183-A, whose amino-acid sequence MGSTTVPMTSTNNNVSTCDSLYNHRDYARVLMPLFYCTVFIVGLLGNCLALHVIRPNLKKMNSTTLYSLNLVISDILFTLSLPVRILYYALGFHWPLGEPLCKISGLIFYINTYAGVNFMTCLSVDRFIAVVLPLRFSRFRRVSNVRYICVGVWLLVLAQTLPLIGMPMTHREDDDSITCMEYPNFESVDHIATILIGAVVLGYVIPVVTILVCYSVLCSKLHLTAKTNHLMEKSGRSRKAIGVICCVSLVFVVCYSPYHIDLLQYMIRKLVSDPDCTELTAFQVSLHITVCLMNLNSCLDPFIYFFACKGYKRKLRRLLKLQVSISFSSAVRTSPEGSSKDIIDGNKIQLNSTTIGTTSERLTDRRLHRYEQAQESH is encoded by the coding sequence ATGGGTTCTACCACCGTGCCTATGACTTCAACCAACAACAATGTCTCTACCTGTGACAGCCTGTACAACCACCGGGACTACGCCAGGGTGCTCATGCCCCTTTTCTACTGCACTGTGTTCATCGTGGGGCTGCTCGGTAACTGCCTCGCCCTCCACGTCATCCGTCCCAATCTGAAGAAGATGAACTCCACCACCCTGTACTCTCTCAACCTGGTCATCTCTGATATCCTTTTCACGCTGTCCCTGCCTGTGAGGATTCTCTACTATGCTCTGGGCTTCCACTGGCCTCTGGGCGAGCCGCTCTGTAAGATCTCCGGCCTCATTTTCTACATCAACACCTACGCGGGGGTCAATTTCATGACCTGCCTCAGCGTAGACCGTTTCATCGCTGTGGTCTTGCCTCTGCGCTTTTCCCGTTTTAGGAGGGTTAGCAACGTGCGCTacatttgtgttggtgtgtggcTGCTGGTCCTGGCACAGACCCTCCCCCTCATCGGCATGCCTATGACCCACAGGGAAGACGATGACTCCATCACCTGTATGGAATACCCCAACTTTGAGAGTGTCGACCATATTGCTACTATACTGATCGGCGCAGTCGTCCTGGGTTATGTCATCCCTGTGGTCACCATCCTGGTGTGTTACTCCGTCTTGTGCTCCAAACTCCACTTAACAGCCAAGACCAACCATTTGATGGAAAAGTCCGGTCGCAGCCGCAAGGCCATTGGAGTGATCTGCTGCGTGTCCCTGGTGTTTGTTGTCTGTTACAGCCCCTATCACATCGACCTCCTGCAGTACATGATCCGCAAGCTGGTGTCGGACCCCGACTGCACTGAGCTCACAGCCTTTCAGGTGTCACTGCACatcacagtgtgtctgatgaACCTCAACTCCTGCCTGGATCCATTTATCTACTTCTTTGCCTGTAAGGGCTACAAGAGGAAACTCAGGAGGCTGCTGAAGCTGCAGGTCAGCATTTCCTTCTCCAGCGCAGTGAGGACGTCACCTGAAGGCTCCTCCAAGGATATAATTGATGGCAACAAGATCCAACTCAACAGTACTACTATAGGTACAACCAGTGAGAGACTCACAGACAGGAGATTACACAGGTATGAGCAAGCTCAGGAGTCACATTAG
- the si:ch211-184m13.4 gene encoding G-protein coupled receptor 183, translating into MALDNITMDSAENFPNQSSCDVFVYQRAAVVLFPIFYSVVFIISACGNSLVLYVICQRKQKFNSTSIYLVNLALSDTLFTLALPGRIIYYIRHFDWPFGDLLCRLTTLLFFANTYAGIGFMTCISLDRYLAMVHPHQLQCLRSVRVVRRVCCLVWALVSLQIAPLLFRSMLHERQDRRTCMEYFNFEGSRFTPYLLLLACAISFCCPLIIIMGCYAKINLKLRAAAKQNSVTGRSRRNHRANTIILLILLTFILCFSPYHVNVMQFMFRKIYHQPACEELRAFKMSLQITVSLMNFNCCLDPVIYFFAIKTYKKRVMSLFKDYLYTSGASSKMTAENSSSNT; encoded by the exons ATGGCTCTTGATAACATCACCATGGACTCAGCTGAAAATTTTCCGAACCAGAGCAGCTGCGATGTGTTTGTCTACCAGAGAGCTGCAGTTGTCCTTTTCCCTATTTTCTACTCTGTGGTTTTCATAATCAGTGCGTGCGGCAACAGCTTGGTTCTCTATGTGAtctgtcagaggaaacagaagttCAACTCCACCTCCATCTATCTGGTCAACCTCGCTCTCTCCGATACCCTCTTCACACTGGCGTTGCCGGGCAGAATTATTTACTACATCCGTCACTTTGACTGGCCCTTTGGTGACCTTCTCTGCAGACTGACCACACTTCTCTTTTTTGCAAATACATATGCAG GTATTGGGTTCATGACCTGCATCAGCTTGGACAGATATCTGGCCATGGTGCATCCACACCAGCTGCAGTGTTTACGGAGTGTGAGGGTTGTTCGCCGGGTCTGCTGCCTGGTCTGGGCTCTAGTATCTCTGCAGATAGCTCCCCTGCTGTTCCGCAGCATGCTGCATGAGCGGCAGGACAGGCGAACCTGCATGGAGTACTTCAACTTTGAGGGCTCCCGCTTCACTCCTTATCTCCTGCTCCTGGCCTGTGCCATCTCCTTCTGCTGCccgctcatcatcatcatgggcTGCTACGCCAAGATCAACCTGAAGCTGCGAGCTGCAGCCAAGCAGAACTCTGTGACTGGCCGATCAAGGAGGAACCATAGGGCCAAcaccatcatcctcctcatcctcctcacctTTATCTTATGCTTCAGCCCGTACCACGTCAACGTTATGCAGTTTATGTTCAGGAAGATATACCACCAGCCAGCCTGTGAGGAACTGAGGGCCTTCAAGATGTCTTTACAG ATCACAGTTTCACTAATGAACTTCAACTGCTGCTTGGACCCAGTCATCTACTTCTTTGCCATTAAGACCTACAAGAAGCGAGTGATGAGCCTCTTTAAGGACTATCTGTACACATCCGGTGCATCCTCCAAAATGACAgctgagaacagcagcagcaacacctgA